Proteins from one Deinococcus sp. AB2017081 genomic window:
- a CDS encoding (2Fe-2S) ferredoxin domain-containing protein: protein MPPLYFKTSGHLLVCTGPNCQARGSALLHKALWNHLERQSLAYYKKGGSLRLTESGCLGSCSYGPSMCVYRQRGSGLEEAWYAAVDFPLATRIAQAVHEEAELPEEHQYGPT, encoded by the coding sequence ATGCCGCCTCTGTACTTCAAGACCTCCGGCCACCTGCTGGTCTGCACCGGGCCGAACTGTCAGGCACGTGGCTCGGCGCTGCTCCATAAGGCGCTGTGGAACCACCTGGAGCGGCAGTCCCTGGCGTACTACAAGAAGGGCGGCAGCCTGCGCCTGACCGAGAGCGGCTGCCTGGGCTCGTGCAGCTATGGCCCGAGCATGTGCGTATACCGGCAGCGCGGCAGCGGCCTCGAGGAAGCGTGGTACGCCGCCGTGGACTTCCCCCTGGCCACCCGGATCGCCCAGGCGGTGCATGAGGAGGCAGAACTACCGGAGGAGCATCAGTACGGGCCCACCTGA
- the xseB gene encoding exodeoxyribonuclease VII small subunit, producing the protein MSPDPITSYRDAYATLARIAGELESGDADLDRVLPLLEEARIAYAACRERLEAVRSVLAGDWADDSDDPDEAEADED; encoded by the coding sequence ATGAGTCCCGATCCCATCACGTCCTACCGGGACGCCTACGCCACCCTGGCCCGCATCGCCGGAGAACTGGAAAGTGGCGACGCCGACCTCGACCGCGTGCTGCCCCTGCTGGAGGAGGCGCGGATCGCCTACGCCGCGTGCCGCGAGCGCCTGGAGGCGGTGCGCAGCGTCCTGGCCGGCGACTGGGCCGACGACAGCGACGACCCGGACGAGGCTGAGGCGGACGAGGACTAG
- a CDS encoding ABC transporter ATP-binding protein, translating into MTLEAVDVHVRAGEHPAVRGVSAVFPAGQFTAVIGPNGAGKSTLLRALLGLSPVQAGDIRVGGQPLDTLGRADRARDLAFLAQSEALPDQTRVRDVVALGRGAGEWRWGLIPTRPWTPEDEDAVTDALSRTDTRQFEHRRVLELSGGERQRVALARALVAGPRFLLLDEPTNHLDLAYALEVIRHLRCEVAGGLGVVAVLHDLNLAARADRVVLLHQGQVLASGTPDTVLTPAHLHAAYGVRIRVLRDADRLLIVPED; encoded by the coding sequence ATGACCCTGGAGGCCGTAGACGTGCATGTCCGTGCGGGCGAGCATCCCGCCGTACGCGGGGTCAGTGCCGTCTTTCCGGCCGGGCAGTTCACGGCCGTGATCGGCCCCAACGGCGCGGGCAAGAGCACCCTGCTGCGGGCCCTGCTGGGCCTGAGCCCCGTGCAGGCGGGCGACATCCGGGTCGGCGGGCAGCCCCTGGACACCCTGGGCCGCGCCGACCGTGCCCGCGACCTCGCCTTCCTGGCCCAGAGCGAGGCGCTGCCCGACCAGACCCGCGTGCGCGACGTGGTCGCCCTGGGGCGCGGCGCGGGCGAGTGGCGCTGGGGCCTGATCCCCACCCGCCCGTGGACGCCGGAGGACGAGGACGCCGTCACCGACGCCCTGAGCCGCACGGACACCCGGCAGTTCGAGCACCGGCGCGTCTTAGAACTGTCGGGCGGCGAGCGGCAGCGGGTCGCCCTGGCCCGTGCTCTGGTCGCCGGGCCGCGGTTCCTGCTGCTGGACGAGCCGACCAACCACCTCGACCTGGCCTACGCGCTGGAGGTCATCCGGCACCTGCGCTGCGAGGTTGCCGGGGGACTGGGCGTGGTCGCTGTGCTGCACGACCTGAACCTCGCCGCCCGCGCCGACCGGGTGGTGCTGCTGCACCAGGGGCAGGTGCTCGCCAGCGGCACACCGGACACGGTGCTCACGCCCGCCCACCTGCACGCCGCGTACGGCGTCCGCATCCGCGTACTGCGCGACGCCGACCGCCTGCTGATCGTCCCGGAGGACTGA
- a CDS encoding FecCD family ABC transporter permease, producing the protein MSTGTPARAARPDRPWAAGVPRTLGLAALLVVAVILGTGLGSVTIPPGEVVGALWRGVTGQELAGNDVIVWSIRLPRVVMGVLVGAALSVSGGAFQGVFRNPLADPYLLGVASGSALGATLAVVLDWPRAMIPLSALVTALGAVAVTLALAREGRRFPPTRLILSGVVVGSVLSAASTALILRGEDRARLVLSYTLGDLGFSGWRDVLTVLPYVALGGGVLLLLARALDTLQLGDLTARSLGVPVERLRLLVVLSASVATAGAVAYVGIIGFVGLIVPHIARLAFGARHRTLLLTSAALGGAGLVLADLLARTTVLSQVGIVTTLLGGPFFLWLLRRQRD; encoded by the coding sequence ATGAGCACCGGCACCCCGGCCCGCGCCGCCCGGCCGGACCGGCCCTGGGCGGCCGGCGTGCCGCGCACGCTGGGGCTGGCCGCACTGCTGGTCGTCGCCGTGATCCTGGGCACCGGCCTGGGCAGCGTGACCATTCCGCCCGGCGAGGTCGTGGGTGCCCTGTGGCGCGGCGTGACCGGGCAGGAACTGGCGGGCAATGACGTGATCGTGTGGTCGATCCGGCTGCCCCGCGTGGTGATGGGCGTGCTGGTCGGCGCGGCGCTGTCGGTCAGCGGCGGGGCGTTCCAGGGCGTGTTCCGCAACCCGCTGGCCGATCCGTACCTGCTGGGCGTGGCGAGCGGAAGTGCACTGGGGGCCACGCTGGCGGTCGTGCTGGACTGGCCCCGCGCCATGATCCCGCTCTCGGCCCTGGTCACGGCCCTGGGCGCGGTGGCGGTCACGCTGGCGCTGGCCCGCGAGGGCCGCCGCTTTCCGCCCACGCGGCTGATCCTGTCGGGCGTGGTGGTAGGCAGCGTGCTCAGCGCGGCGAGCACGGCCCTGATCCTGCGCGGCGAAGACCGGGCGCGGCTGGTGCTGTCGTACACGCTGGGCGACCTGGGGTTCTCGGGCTGGCGGGACGTGCTGACAGTGCTGCCCTACGTGGCGCTGGGAGGCGGCGTGCTGCTGCTGCTGGCCCGGGCTCTGGACACGCTGCAGCTCGGTGACCTGACCGCCCGCTCGCTGGGCGTGCCGGTCGAGCGGCTGCGGCTGCTGGTCGTGCTGAGCGCCAGCGTCGCCACGGCGGGCGCGGTCGCGTACGTGGGCATCATCGGCTTCGTCGGCCTGATCGTGCCGCACATCGCGCGGCTGGCGTTCGGGGCGCGGCACCGCACGCTGCTGCTGACCTCGGCGGCGCTGGGCGGCGCAGGACTGGTGCTGGCCGACCTGCTGGCCCGCACCACCGTGCTGTCGCAGGTGGGCATCGTGACCACGCTGCTGGGCGGCCCCTTCTTCCTGTGGCTCCTCCGGAGGCAGCGTGACTGA
- a CDS encoding DUF4384 domain-containing protein, whose translation MRPVHTTALLASTLALGLSACTVSVRPNLGLQVSGSNLISGLKPDRGEGSTYAVGESVRILVGTRSPGYVTLVALQSNGYASVLVRNVYIQPGTTAFPRAQDGQSFTVAPPRGVQRVRAIFTRVRPSSDLVVSGTYDSSGFNTVTNAYVTSYPQADRDVQETFFYIR comes from the coding sequence ATGCGTCCTGTCCATACCACCGCCCTGCTCGCCAGCACCCTGGCCCTGGGCCTCAGCGCCTGCACGGTCTCCGTCCGTCCCAACCTGGGGCTGCAGGTCAGCGGCAGCAACCTGATCAGCGGCCTGAAGCCCGACCGGGGCGAGGGCAGCACCTACGCCGTCGGCGAGAGCGTGCGGATCCTGGTCGGCACCCGCAGCCCCGGCTACGTCACCCTGGTGGCCCTCCAGAGCAACGGCTACGCCAGCGTCCTGGTTCGCAACGTCTACATACAGCCCGGCACGACGGCCTTCCCGCGTGCACAGGACGGTCAGTCCTTCACGGTCGCCCCGCCGCGTGGCGTGCAGCGCGTCCGCGCCATCTTCACCCGTGTGCGGCCGTCCTCGGATCTGGTCGTAAGCGGCACCTACGACAGCAGCGGCTTCAACACCGTCACCAACGCCTACGTGACCTCGTACCCGCAGGCCGACCGCGACGTGCAGGAGACCTTCTTCTACATCCGCTGA
- a CDS encoding ABC transporter substrate-binding protein, with product MKILTLTTTLALAGSAAATTYPLTLTDDLNRRVTVKAEPRRIVSLLPSTSETLCALNLCERLVGVDQYSDYPAQVKNVAKMGDLYTPNIEAIVAAKPDLVLVSKYGKVSETLTQAGITVFALNPETYDEVFSKLLTLGRVVNREAAAKALVTTMARDIAKTEVLTRAAVNKPTAYFEIDPTPYSIGPKSFMGVLLTKAGARNIIPESMGDFPKVDPEFIVKANPQLMLGVDRKTAAARPGWSGLNAVKSGRVIALPVELSSSLSRPGPRLPAALRSLARLIHPELFR from the coding sequence ATGAAGATCCTGACCCTGACGACCACCCTGGCCCTGGCGGGCAGCGCCGCCGCGACGACGTACCCCCTGACCCTGACCGACGACCTGAACCGCAGGGTGACCGTAAAGGCCGAGCCGCGCCGGATCGTGTCGCTGCTGCCCAGCACCAGTGAGACGCTGTGTGCCCTGAACCTGTGCGAGCGGCTGGTGGGGGTAGATCAGTACAGCGACTACCCGGCACAAGTGAAGAACGTGGCCAAGATGGGGGATCTGTACACACCGAACATCGAGGCGATCGTGGCCGCGAAGCCCGATCTGGTGCTGGTCAGCAAGTACGGCAAGGTCAGCGAGACCCTGACCCAGGCGGGCATCACCGTGTTCGCCCTGAACCCCGAGACGTATGACGAGGTGTTCAGCAAGCTGCTGACCCTGGGCAGGGTCGTGAATCGCGAGGCCGCCGCAAAAGCGCTGGTGACCACCATGGCCCGCGACATCGCCAAGACCGAGGTGCTGACCCGCGCCGCCGTGAACAAGCCCACCGCGTACTTCGAGATCGACCCCACGCCGTACTCGATCGGGCCGAAGTCCTTCATGGGCGTGCTGCTCACCAAGGCGGGCGCACGGAACATCATCCCCGAGAGCATGGGCGACTTCCCGAAGGTCGATCCTGAGTTTATCGTGAAGGCCAACCCGCAGCTCATGCTGGGCGTGGATCGGAAGACGGCGGCGGCCCGGCCCGGCTGGTCGGGTCTGAACGCCGTGAAGTCCGGCCGGGTCATCGCCCTGCCCGTCGAGCTGAGCAGCAGCCTGTCGCGTCCCGGCCCCCGGCTGCCCGCCGCCCTGCGGTCACTGGCGCGGCTGATCCACCCGGAACTGTTCCGGTAA
- a CDS encoding lysophospholipid acyltransferase family protein, with the protein MSDVRRPDPTPAPSTPARPTVDEAAPVVNPHMYALVVAVTYLPVLLSGMKLDVRGTEHVPPPGTPLVIAANHVSGLDPFLVARALPRGRFLQFMAKKELFLPVIGWIIRTGGSFPVDRSGNDVASIRTALRVLKENGTVGIFPEGTRGGTELHGGVALIAAKGRAPILPAGIRRDGRRWIVTFGPPISPKGGIKAVTAELGTELARLSQAG; encoded by the coding sequence ATGAGTGACGTCCGGCGTCCCGATCCCACCCCGGCTCCGTCCACGCCCGCCCGCCCCACCGTGGACGAGGCTGCGCCCGTCGTGAACCCGCACATGTATGCCCTGGTCGTGGCCGTCACGTATCTGCCGGTGCTCCTGAGCGGCATGAAGCTGGACGTACGCGGCACCGAGCACGTCCCGCCCCCCGGCACCCCGCTGGTGATCGCCGCGAACCACGTGTCGGGCCTCGATCCCTTCCTGGTCGCGCGGGCGCTGCCGCGTGGGCGCTTTCTGCAGTTCATGGCCAAGAAAGAGCTGTTCCTGCCGGTCATCGGCTGGATCATCCGCACCGGCGGCAGCTTCCCGGTCGACCGCAGCGGCAACGACGTGGCCTCGATCCGCACCGCCCTGCGCGTCCTGAAGGAGAACGGCACGGTCGGCATCTTCCCCGAGGGCACACGCGGCGGCACCGAACTGCACGGCGGCGTCGCATTGATCGCCGCCAAGGGCCGTGCCCCGATCCTGCCCGCCGGCATCCGCAGGGACGGCCGCCGCTGGATCGTGACCTTCGGCCCGCCCATCTCTCCAAAGGGCGGCATCAAGGCCGTGACCGCCGAACTCGGCACGGAGCTGGCGCGGCTGTCGCAGGCGGGGTAG
- a CDS encoding nucleotide pyrophosphohydrolase has translation MSLTFADASARVDAYISQFREGYFPPLLMLARLTEETGEIARVVAHMNGKTPKPGEDVGDLELELADLLFVMVCMANERGLSLERGFERMMHKVETRDATRWTRREEAGPATGDAGTTAPALDPANEAS, from the coding sequence ATGTCCCTGACCTTCGCCGACGCCAGCGCCCGCGTGGACGCCTACATCTCCCAGTTCCGGGAGGGCTACTTCCCACCCCTGCTGATGCTGGCCCGCCTGACCGAGGAGACCGGCGAGATCGCCCGTGTCGTGGCGCACATGAATGGCAAGACGCCCAAGCCCGGCGAGGACGTGGGAGATCTGGAACTGGAACTGGCCGACCTGCTGTTCGTGATGGTCTGCATGGCGAACGAGCGAGGCCTGAGCCTGGAGCGCGGCTTCGAGCGGATGATGCACAAGGTCGAGACCCGCGACGCCACGAGGTGGACACGCCGGGAGGAGGCCGGGCCGGCCACCGGGGACGCCGGGACGACCGCACCGGCCCTCGACCC
- a CDS encoding flavin reductase family protein, producing the protein MTARADHLHFDLTTLPQAARYKLVTGIVVPRPIAWVSTLDAAGHVNLAPYSFFNIMGSDPPVVAFAPGDRAPGIPKDTARNIPSGGDFTVNLVSRDLAETMNATATDFPAELGEPEHVGIALEPGVTVATPRVQGSPAALECREVQTVRIGNTRIILGEVLGVSIRADAVLDAGKQYVDTAALDLIGRMGGRGGYATTRDAFTIDRLTYAQWQERDGGEDSR; encoded by the coding sequence ATGACCGCCCGTGCCGACCACCTCCACTTCGACCTGACCACCCTGCCGCAGGCGGCGCGGTACAAACTCGTGACGGGCATCGTCGTGCCCCGCCCGATCGCGTGGGTGAGCACGCTGGACGCGGCCGGGCACGTGAACCTCGCGCCGTACTCGTTCTTCAACATCATGGGTTCCGATCCGCCGGTGGTTGCCTTCGCGCCTGGCGACCGCGCTCCGGGCATTCCCAAGGACACGGCGCGGAACATTCCGTCCGGCGGGGACTTCACCGTGAACCTCGTGAGCCGCGACCTGGCCGAGACCATGAACGCGACTGCCACGGACTTTCCCGCCGAACTGGGTGAACCGGAACACGTGGGCATCGCGCTGGAGCCGGGCGTGACCGTCGCCACGCCGCGCGTGCAGGGCAGCCCCGCCGCGCTGGAATGCCGCGAGGTGCAGACCGTGCGGATCGGCAACACCCGCATCATCCTGGGCGAAGTGCTGGGCGTGAGCATCCGCGCGGATGCCGTGCTGGACGCCGGGAAGCAGTACGTCGACACGGCGGCCCTCGACCTGATCGGCCGGATGGGCGGGCGCGGCGGCTACGCGACGACCCGCGACGCCTTCACCATCGACCGCCTGACCTACGCGCAGTGGCAGGAGCGGGACGGGGGAGAGGACAGCCGCTAG
- a CDS encoding YbaY family lipoprotein, translating into MNFRTLLIAILLMNPVSSAALAQTRIGLVTLTPATPVAVSDARSGYAWQPVPSGMNELRGRVLTSVRQLLPAGSRVQVAVIELGGSAARVVADATFSTTRLPTTYQLFYSQNRLQSGRSHAVRCTVTDRTGRVLYRSADTALPRLPRAVLDLAVLDLRGRAP; encoded by the coding sequence GTGAATTTCCGCACACTTCTGATCGCCATCCTGCTCATGAATCCTGTGTCGTCCGCTGCCCTGGCGCAGACACGGATCGGACTGGTCACGCTGACGCCCGCCACGCCGGTCGCCGTCAGTGATGCCCGCAGCGGGTATGCCTGGCAGCCCGTGCCCAGCGGCATGAACGAGCTCCGTGGCCGGGTGCTCACGTCGGTTCGTCAGCTCCTCCCGGCGGGCAGCCGCGTTCAGGTCGCGGTCATCGAACTGGGGGGCAGCGCCGCTCGCGTTGTCGCGGACGCCACCTTCTCCACCACCCGGCTGCCGACCACGTATCAGCTGTTCTACAGCCAGAACCGCCTGCAATCTGGGCGGTCACACGCGGTGCGCTGCACGGTCACCGACCGAACCGGGCGGGTGCTGTACCGCAGCGCGGACACGGCGCTGCCCCGGCTGCCGCGCGCGGTGCTCGATCTGGCCGTGCTGGATCTGAGGGGCAGGGCTCCGTGA
- a CDS encoding DNA-3-methyladenine glycosylase family protein, whose product MTSMHRSTAPLIHHIDATAHLSRDPVMQGVIARVGDLTVLSPTPDPFGTLIRSVTGQQLSVKAAASIHARLLDTLGTIDEFTLLEAPGETLRGVGLSWAKVRTVQAIATARQSGAVDFDHLSTLDDEAVITALLPLPGIGRWTVEMFLMFALARPDVFSMGDLALRQGLARLHPNAQHFEVLELWSPYRTLAARYLWADAALLKAGGAPV is encoded by the coding sequence ATGACGTCCATGCACCGGTCGACTGCTCCGCTGATCCATCACATCGACGCGACGGCGCACCTGTCCCGTGACCCGGTCATGCAGGGCGTGATCGCGCGGGTGGGCGACCTGACCGTCCTGTCCCCCACACCCGACCCCTTCGGCACGCTGATCCGCTCGGTGACCGGGCAGCAGCTCAGCGTGAAGGCCGCGGCCAGCATCCACGCCCGGCTGCTCGACACGCTGGGCACCATCGACGAGTTCACGCTGCTGGAGGCTCCCGGCGAGACGCTGCGCGGTGTGGGCCTGTCGTGGGCCAAGGTGCGCACCGTGCAGGCCATCGCCACCGCCAGACAGTCCGGCGCAGTGGATTTCGACCACCTGTCCACCCTGGACGACGAGGCCGTGATTACCGCCCTGCTCCCCCTGCCGGGCATCGGCCGCTGGACCGTCGAGATGTTCCTGATGTTCGCCCTGGCCCGCCCCGACGTGTTCAGCATGGGCGACCTGGCCCTCAGGCAGGGGCTGGCCCGGCTGCACCCGAACGCCCAGCACTTCGAGGTGCTGGAGCTGTGGAGCCCCTACCGCACCCTGGCCGCCCGCTACCTGTGGGCCGATGCGGCGCTGCTGAAGGCCGGAGGAGCGCCGGTCTAG
- the ftsH gene encoding ATP-dependent zinc metalloprotease FtsH, whose protein sequence is MSRLLHPAPRLSLRGLWTALAVGVLATLLSGFAHAASAAAGSAGTVAAVPTVRQGGGYSTNRFFADLKNKRVAAVTLDSLGNASVTFLPCTRAAECDQDTNGRARTLVVPPDGATLERIRAAGVPLRIVPGGSAFGWIGQALPLVLTGLILLVLWRSMRGGGGTGSASTFGKSKAAVIAEGQIKLSFQDVAGCDEAKADLQEVVDFLRSPDKYHSLGARIPHGVLLVGPPGSGKTLLAKAVAGEAKVPYFSISGSDFVEMFVGVGAARVRDLFEQARKSAPCIVFIDEIDAVGRKRGISVQGGNDEREQTLNQLLVEMDGFGSGQEVIILAATNRPDVLDAALLRPGRFDRQVVVDAPDVRGREMILRIHARKKPLDASVDLGVVARRTAGMVGADLENLLNEAALLAARSGRNRITARDVDEARDRVLMGPERRSLVVREADRTVTAYHEVGHALAAQLLPHANRVAKLTVVPRGRAAGYMMPDADDRLHVTQAALEDMIVVALAGRAAEEVVYGEVTTGAQNDFQQATGIARRMVTEWGMSGRIGKVAFASDEGNFLGGGPQLAAMSESTAQRIDEDVRALIDESYGRAVALVREQLHRVHEIVAVLMKRETLSGEEFSTLLAGGTLEPLPPAVPPGGPVTPLPA, encoded by the coding sequence ATGTCCCGTCTCCTTCATCCGGCTCCCCGGTTGTCCCTGCGTGGCCTGTGGACGGCCCTGGCTGTCGGCGTGCTGGCCACGCTGCTGTCGGGGTTCGCTCACGCGGCGTCGGCAGCGGCCGGATCGGCCGGGACGGTGGCTGCGGTGCCGACGGTTCGCCAGGGCGGCGGGTATTCCACCAACCGCTTCTTTGCCGACCTGAAGAACAAACGGGTCGCGGCCGTGACCCTGGACAGCCTGGGCAACGCCAGCGTGACCTTCCTGCCCTGCACGCGGGCCGCCGAATGCGATCAGGACACCAACGGCCGTGCCCGGACACTGGTGGTGCCGCCGGACGGCGCGACCCTGGAGCGCATCCGGGCAGCGGGGGTGCCGCTGCGGATCGTGCCGGGCGGCTCGGCCTTCGGGTGGATCGGACAGGCGCTGCCGCTGGTGCTGACCGGCCTGATCCTGCTGGTGCTGTGGCGCAGCATGCGGGGCGGGGGCGGTACAGGCAGCGCGAGCACCTTCGGGAAGTCGAAGGCGGCGGTGATCGCGGAGGGGCAGATCAAGCTGTCCTTCCAGGACGTCGCCGGCTGCGACGAGGCCAAGGCCGACCTCCAGGAAGTCGTCGACTTCCTGCGCTCCCCCGACAAGTACCACTCCCTCGGCGCCCGCATCCCCCACGGCGTCCTCCTCGTCGGCCCCCCCGGCAGTGGGAAGACCCTCCTCGCCAAGGCCGTCGCCGGCGAGGCCAAAGTCCCGTACTTCAGTATTTCCGGGTCGGACTTCGTCGAGATGTTCGTCGGCGTCGGGGCCGCGCGGGTGCGCGACCTCTTCGAGCAGGCCCGCAAGTCCGCGCCGTGCATCGTCTTCATCGACGAGATCGACGCGGTCGGCAGAAAACGCGGCATCTCGGTGCAGGGCGGCAACGACGAACGCGAACAGACCCTCAATCAGCTGCTCGTCGAGATGGACGGCTTCGGCTCCGGACAGGAGGTCATCATCCTGGCGGCCACCAACCGCCCCGACGTGCTGGACGCCGCGCTGCTGCGTCCCGGGCGGTTTGACCGGCAGGTGGTGGTGGATGCGCCGGACGTGCGGGGGCGGGAGATGATCCTGCGGATCCACGCGCGCAAGAAGCCGCTGGACGCGTCGGTGGATCTGGGGGTGGTGGCGCGGCGCACGGCGGGGATGGTGGGAGCGGATCTGGAGAACCTGCTGAACGAGGCCGCGCTGCTGGCGGCGCGGAGTGGGCGCAACCGGATCACGGCGCGGGACGTGGACGAGGCCAGAGACCGGGTGCTGATGGGGCCGGAACGCCGCAGTCTGGTGGTGCGGGAAGCCGACCGGACGGTCACGGCGTACCACGAGGTCGGCCACGCGCTGGCCGCCCAACTGCTGCCGCACGCGAACCGGGTGGCGAAACTGACGGTGGTGCCGCGTGGCCGCGCGGCCGGCTACATGATGCCGGACGCCGACGACCGCCTGCACGTCACGCAGGCTGCGCTGGAGGACATGATCGTGGTCGCCCTGGCCGGCCGCGCCGCCGAGGAAGTCGTGTACGGCGAGGTCACGACCGGGGCACAGAACGACTTCCAGCAGGCCACCGGCATCGCGCGGCGCATGGTCACCGAGTGGGGCATGAGTGGACGCATCGGCAAGGTGGCCTTCGCGTCCGACGAGGGGAATTTCCTGGGGGGCGGCCCCCAGCTGGCTGCCATGAGCGAATCGACTGCTCAGCGCATTGATGAGGACGTCCGTGCCCTGATCGATGAATCCTACGGGCGGGCGGTGGCCCTGGTGCGCGAGCAGCTCCACCGCGTCCACGAGATCGTGGCCGTCCTGATGAAGCGTGAGACCCTGAGCGGCGAGGAGTTCAGCACCCTGCTGGCGGGCGGCACCCTGGAGCCTCTGCCGCCCGCCGTGCCCCCCGGCGGCCCGGTCACCCCCCTGCCTGCGTGA
- a CDS encoding SDR family oxidoreductase → MNISVIGAAGGVGRRVVAQATAAGHAVRALIRTPEQADMVSLHGASPVQGDLTGEWETVLDGADAVVWAAGGGAGGNFQAIDGDALIRVADTLLARGPRRLVVVSSMGVDRPEQMPPFLGDVLRVKAQSDAHVQNSALDWTIVRPGGLTDEPGTGLVHVASTAGRGSIPRDDVATVVLACLGDPATVGQTFEVVSGNDAVAGALAGLGG, encoded by the coding sequence ATGAACATCAGCGTGATCGGAGCAGCGGGCGGGGTGGGCCGCCGGGTGGTGGCGCAGGCCACGGCGGCGGGACATGCCGTGCGGGCACTGATCCGCACCCCGGAGCAGGCCGATATGGTGTCGCTGCACGGGGCTTCCCCAGTGCAGGGCGACCTGACGGGCGAGTGGGAGACCGTGCTGGACGGCGCAGACGCGGTCGTGTGGGCGGCGGGTGGCGGGGCCGGCGGGAACTTCCAGGCGATCGACGGCGACGCCCTGATCCGGGTGGCCGACACGCTGCTGGCCCGTGGCCCGCGCCGGCTGGTCGTCGTGAGTTCCATGGGCGTGGATCGTCCGGAGCAGATGCCGCCCTTCCTGGGGGACGTGCTGCGGGTCAAGGCTCAGTCGGACGCTCACGTGCAGAACAGCGCCCTGGACTGGACGATCGTGCGGCCCGGCGGGCTCACCGATGAGCCGGGCACCGGACTGGTGCATGTCGCATCCACCGCCGGGCGGGGCAGCATTCCCCGCGACGATGTCGCGACCGTGGTGCTCGCGTGCCTGGGCGATCCGGCCACCGTGGGCCAGACCTTCGAGGTCGTCTCCGGCAACGACGCGGTTGCGGGTGCGCTGGCGGGGCTGGGCGGCTAA